The following proteins are co-located in the Saccharomycodes ludwigii strain NBRC 1722 chromosome V, whole genome shotgun sequence genome:
- the SFT1 gene encoding Sft1p (similar to Saccharomyces cerevisiae YKL006C-A | SFT1 | Suppressor of sed Five Ts) codes for MSGSKYAQVENRNNQRLDELANKLSSFRNINSEIGEQAEADNALLTNLGGHFDSLLNNIKDSSTRLTRSMNAGKGIWKMVGLALLAFFIFYILFKVF; via the coding sequence ATGTCTGGTTCCAAATATGCTCAAGtagaaaatagaaataatcAAAGACTAGATGAACTAGCAAACAAATTGTCATCTTTTAGAAACATTAATAGCGAAATTGGTGAACAGGCAGAAGCGGATAATGCTCTATTGACCAACCTAGGAGGACACTTTGActctttattaaataatatcaaagaTTCATCTACAAGGTTGACAAGGTCCATGAATGCAGGGAAAGGCATATGGAAAATGGTTGGTTTAGCGCTTTTGGccttctttattttttatattttgtttaaagtTTTCTAA
- the CAP1 gene encoding Cap1p (similar to Saccharomyces cerevisiae YKL007W | CAP1 | CAPping), protein MDFQKITANLINQCLPGEIKHAYNDILTIVGPNAKQELLYSVEQYNIDNLVPIKVQDTPVIISKYNKQGSKYIDYQNSLIFSVDPIELVGLDIEPYQEKEDINVSELASLYESLKMHVSKKFAPEVTTIAVHPVADKRFALIVSCTKYNPSNFWNGNWKSCYIYDTDSKLMEGEAAVNVHYFEDGNVKFNSSKTLDQVQTSDDYIKVIESFELEFENEMQSSFNNLNELGFKSLRRRLPVTRSKINWGRAIGNYRLGKDAASTGL, encoded by the coding sequence atggattttcaaaaaattacagCCAACCTAATCAATCAATGCCTACCTGGTGAAATTAAGCATGCTTATAACGATATATTAACCATTGTGGGTCCAAATGCGAAACAGGAATTATTGTATAGTGTGGAACAATATAACATCGATAATCTCGTTCCAATAAAGGTCCAAGATACGCCAGTTATAATTTCTAAATATAACAAGCAAGGTTCTAAATACATTGATTATCAAAACAGCCTCATTTTCTCTGTGGATCCTATCGAATTAGTGGGATTGGATATCGAACCAtaccaagaaaaagaagacaTCAATGTTTCTGAATTAGCCTCTTTATACGAATCGTTGAAAATGCACGTCTCCAAGAAATTTGCACCAGAAGTTACCACTATAGCTGTTCATCCAGTAGCTGACAAAAGATTTGCATTGATTGTTTCGTgtacaaaatataatccATCTAATTTTTGGAATGGTAATTGGAAGTCTTGTTATATTTATGACACCGATTCTAAGCTAATGGAAGGTGAAGCTGCAGTTAATGTTCATTATTTCGAAGATGGTAATGTAAAGTTCAACTCATCTAAAACTTTGGACCAAGTGCAAACTTCTGACGATTATATCAAGGTTATCGAATCTTTCGAATTGGAATTTGAGAATGAAATGCAGagttcttttaataacttGAATGAGTTAGGGTTCAAGAGCTTAAGAAGAAGGTTGCCTGTTACCAGATCTAAGATTAACTGGGGCAGAGCTATTGGCAACTATAGATTAGGTAAGGATGCTGCTTCGACAGGTTTATAA
- a CDS encoding uncharacterized protein (similar to Saccharomyces cerevisiae YPL108W | cytoplasmic protein of unknown function) gives MLIKRFSTIMTLNMKKDTGMMCIATNNTTNSITDLSESIEQLSLSKNAITSSLDLNSAGDRPNKNIKVIKPIEISPNTGEVLVRKSTGKTKLRKGQSQVDYLKQKHKYLEIDGGPTVKEENYLLNSTFELVHLVTSLEPALAKEGVVDTQEKCDLLVKTFSDKQQRALLNYLCNSFYYQKKYSDCYSLASKLVKSYHAIDTKNRLKKEIEELERLCTRAKDKARGNAPNAHD, from the coding sequence ATGTTAATCAAAAGGTTTTCTACTATAATGACACTgaatatgaaaaaagacACGGGAATGATGTGCATAGCAACCAACAACACTACTAACAGCATCACTGACTTGTCTGAATCTATCGAACAACTATCTTTGTCAAAAAATGCAATAACATCAAGTTTAGATCTTAATTCTGCCGGGGATCGtcctaataaaaatattaaagttaTCAAGCCAATTGAGATAAGTCCAAATACGGGTGAAGTTTTGGTTCGTAAATCCACTGGTAAAACAAAACTTAGAAAAGGTCAATCACAGgtagattatttaaaacaaaagcaCAAGTATCTTGAAATAGATGGTGGTCCAACGGTAAAGGAAGAAAATTACCTATTAAACAGCACATTTGAATTAGTCCATTTAGTAACATCACTAGAACCGGCCCTAGCTAAAGAAGGTGTTGTTGACACCCAAGAAAAATGTGATTTACTAGTTAAAACATTTAGTGATAAACAACAAAGAGCTCttctaaattatttatgcAACAGCTtctattatcaaaaaaaatattctgaTTGTTATAGTTTGGCTTCAAAACTAGTAAAAAGTTATCATGCGATTGATACTAAAAATAGGcttaaaaaggaaatagaAGAACTAGAAAGGCTATGCACTCGTGCTAAGGACAAAGCACGAGGAAATGCGCCAAATGCTCACGATTAA
- the HSE1 gene encoding ESCRT-0 subunit protein HSE1 (similar to Saccharomyces cerevisiae YHL002W | HSE1 | Has Symptoms of class E mutants) produces MAFSSMKLKNAVANATDPKLRADNWQYIMDVCDLVREDPEEASDSVVDLVEKVISKGNGNSILRSLSLILSLAENCGSRLQQKIGSKHFSHLLYTELVDNPNSHITIRTETAKMIDTLAKLFANDPSLRYMIDTRNLIMRNYPNLLSDLAKIPASNSHPVIPSKKQDSGYNEDETLQEALRLSLEEFEAEKKRKEQQQKTQDNSASNSNNNAKPTTVPASQPGKPKIRKVRAMYDLTSNEPDELSFKKDDIIRVLDVVYKDWWRGSLRGKIGIFPLNYVVPVQEKTKDELLLEDQQEKNILNKHQEINNLQHILRTSSTDIPNDTSPQINQMYNSVIPLRPQITKMIGKYAEKRDDLLSLHEVLSSAEAEYNKLLNNAANIYGSYQRQPPQQQQQQQQQQQDYTQYASPANNGFAPGYGMDSRP; encoded by the coding sequence ATGGCATTCTCTTCCATGAAACTAAAAAATGCAGTGGCAAATGCTACTGATCCAAAATTAAGAGCAGATAACTGGCAGTATATAATGGACGTCTGTGATTTAGTCCGCGAAGATCCTGAAGAAGCTAGTGATTCGGTTGTGGATTTGGTGGAAAAGGTTATTTCCAAGGGGAATGGGAATTCTATCCTAAGAAGCTTATCTTTAATCCTATCATTAGCTGAAAATTGTGGTTCAAGACTACAACAGAAGATTGGTTCTAAACATTTTAGTCATTTGTTATATACAGAATTAGTTGATAATCCTAACTCTCATATAACTATTAGGACAGAAACTGCTAAAATGATAGACACCTTGGCCAAACTTTTTGCTAACGATCCCTCTTTGAGATATATGATCGATACACGTAATTTGATTATGAGGAATTATCCAAATCTTTTATCTGATCTAGCAAAAATACCAGCCTCAAATTCACATCCTGTTATTCCctcaaaaaaacaagattcTGGTTACAACGAAGATGAAACATTACAAGAAGCCCTAAGATTATCATTGGAAGAATTTGAAGCTGAGAAGAAGAGAAAGGAACAGCAACAAAAGACACAGGATAACTCAGCCTccaacagtaataataacgccAAACCAACCACTGTTCCAGCATCCCAGCCTGGTAAACCTAAGATAAGGAAAGTACGTGCAATGTACGACTTGACATCAAACGAACCAGACGaattatcttttaaaaaggaCGATATAATTAGAGTACTAGATGTTGTATACAAAGACTGGTGGAGAGGGTCTTTGAGGGGGAAAATCGGTATATTCCCTTTGAATTATGTGGTTCCAgtacaagaaaaaacaaaagatgaattattattagaggatcaacaggaaaaaaatatactaaACAAGCATCAAGAGATTAATAATTTGCAACATATTTTAAGAACATCGTCGACAGATATTCCCAACGATACCAGCCCgcaaataaatcaaatgtATAATTCAGTCATTCCATTAAGGCCTCAAATTACCAAAATGATTGGCAAATATGCGGAAAAAAGAGACGATTTGTTATCTCTACATGAGGTGCTATCAAGCGCAGAAGCTGAGTATAACAAGTTATTAAATAACGCGGCAAACATATATGGGTCATATCAACGCCAACCAccgcaacaacaacaacaacaacaacaacaacaacaggaTTATACACAATATGCTTCCCCTGCAAACAATGGATTTGCTCCCGGTTACGGTATGGATTCTAGACCTTAG
- a CDS encoding uncharacterized protein (similar to Saccharomyces cerevisiae YMR224C | MRE11 | Meiotic REcombination), whose protein sequence is MSEESNMEVPAEQRNNLTSGNNPNDELFQHGANSSSANTPANTEETFNQQTPEPSTNNTRVVVESPFNANTSNRSLIYVPDHLLEAVKTLIKNDAAPNRSNNDTTNKLMESKTILPIGVPKNRLQLPPDPPNTDFITLAANTDYTRSNKLACASWASLNSYNANNYKIPWDKFPSVYYESARFNSNTWKRFISQLTPMPYPVSSLSEIVHFIRWYNKFTYLTHEYGIHQLLFYTTFSQIPTPSPIEQAENREILNAILPKIFPHKMKDISDNNCSSTIFRDYIEEVFPAEPSTIATKLLEKYVITNNTTTSDMQSQINIVQSLRYCAKMDAIPDREIIPHFRNKISDCYGESTAHLIRKWINTPNLTMQQLLADLHEYMKISKRYEVSTNPRTDSFLPRKFQINNINRYDNTRYPKRRYTNKYPNRNRAISRNNNT, encoded by the coding sequence atgagtGAAGAATCTAATATGGAAGTTCCTGCGGAACAGAGAAATAATCTAACTTCGGGTAACAACCCGAACGACGAATTATTCCAACATGGTGCGAATTCAAGTTCAGCGAACACACCTGCCAACACAGAGGAGACCTTCAACCAACAAACTCCCGAACCTAgcactaataatacaagAGTTGTAGTTGAATCACCATTCAACGCCAACACGTCTAACAGATCCCTTATTTATGTACCAGATCATTTACTAGAAGCTGTCAAaacattaattaaaaatgatgcGGCGCCCAATAGATCAAATAATGACACGACAAACAAACTCATGGAATCAAAAACTATATTACCTATTGGAGTTCCCAAAAATAGATTACAATTACCACCAGACCCGCCGAATACAGACTTTATTACACTAGCAGCCAACACAGACTACACACGCTCAAACAAATTAGCATGTGCTAGCTGGGCATCCCTAAATTCCTACAATGCAAACAACTACAAAATCCCTTGGGATAAGTTCCCCAGCGTGTACTATGAATCAGCTAGATTCAACTCCAACACATGGAAAAGATTTATATCTCAATTAACACCAATGCCCTACCCCGTATCTTCCCTATCTGAAATCGTACATTTCATAAGATGGTACAACAAATTCACTTACCTAACTCATGAATATGGTATTCATCAGCTATTATTTTACACTACGTTTTCCCAAATACCAACTCCTTCCCCAATTGAGCAAGCTGAAAATAGAGAAATATTGAATGCTATATTACCCAAAATATTCCCACACAAAATGAAAGACATATCAGATAACAACTGTTCATCCACAATATTCAGAGATTACATAGAAGAAGTATTTCCAGCAGAACCAAGCACCATAGCTacaaaattattggaaaaatatgTAATAACCAATAATACTACAACCTCCGATATGCAAAGCCAGATAAACATCGTCCAATCCTTAAGATATTGCGCAAAAATGGACGCAATACCAGATAGAGAAATAATCCCACattttagaaataaaatctcTGACTGCTATGGAGAATCAACGGCACATTTAATTAGAAAATGGATCAATACCCCAAATCTAACTATGCAGCAGTTACTAGCAGACCTACACGaatatatgaaaataagTAAAAGATATGAAGTATCAACGAACCCCAGAACAGATTCATTTCTACCAagaaaatttcaaattaaCAACATTAATCGATACGATAACACACGTTATCCAAAGCGCAGATATACTAACAAATACCCAAACAGAAACAGAGCCATCTCCCgtaacaataatacctAA
- a CDS encoding TLC domain-containing protein (similar to Saccharomyces cerevisiae YHL003C | LAG1 | Longevity Assurance Gene (paralog of YKL008C | LAC1)), whose amino-acid sequence MKKEEIKSFLTSPTKRGGRGRRSSSVGNINIGDNGPSIGTLTASKESRMASEKRIRALSEAKTNDRDLLKILFLSYREISYRYSWFTPMILLIIVYGAYLSSGNFTESNFLHMFVGVSYQIPGTNMYAKGIKDLCFVFYYMIFFSFFRDFCMDVFLRPIAYKLGVRQPSKVKRMMEQCYSLIYYGISGPLGLYIMYNSDLWLFSTKTMYKTYPDLNNEYLYKIFYLGQAAFWAQQACVLTFQLEKPRKDFKELVFHHVVTLLLIWSSYVFHFSKMGLAVYITMDVSDFFLSLSKVLNYLNSVYTPIFYIFFVISWIYLRHIINLKILWSVLTEFRTEGNYVLNFATQQYKCWISLPIVFALIFALQAVNSYWLFLIFRILYRYVVDGVQKDERSDDESEDELDNIGEEDNDKKAI is encoded by the coding sequence atgaaaaaagaagaaataaaatcttttttaactAGTCCAACAAAAAGAGGAGGAAGAGGTAGAAGATCATCATCTGTTGGTAATATCAATATTGGTGACAATGGACCGAGTATCGGGACCTTAACTGCCTCGAAAGAATCTAGAATGGCTAGCGAAAAGAGAATAAGAGCCCTATCAGAAGCCAAAACTAATGATCgtgatttattaaaaatattgtttctaAGTTATAGAGAAATATCCTATAGATATAGCTGGTTTACTCCAATGATACTTTTAATCATTGTATATGGTGCATATTTATCATCAGGGAATTTTACAGAGTCCAATTTTCTGCACATGTTTGTTGGTGTTTCTTATCAAATTCCAGGCACCAATATGTATGCAAAGGGGATTAAAGATTTGtgctttgttttttattacatgattttcttttcgtTCTTTAGAGATTTTTGCATGGATGTTTTCCTAAGGCCCATTGCCTATAAATTAGGTGTTCGTCAGCCATCCAAAGTCAAAAGAATGATGGAGCAATGTTATtctttgatttattatggTATTTCAGGACCACTTGGCCTATACATTATGTATAATTCTGATTTGTGGTTATTTTCAACCAAAACAATGTATAAGACGTATCCAGATTTGAATAATGAGTACTTGTACAAAATTTTCTACTTAGGCCAGGCTGCATTTTGGGCCCAGCAGGCGTGTGTTTTAACTTTCCAATTGGAAAAACCAAGAAAAGATTTCAAAGAATTGGTTTTCCACCATGTTGTTACTTTGCTTTTAATCTGGAGTTCGTATGTTTTCCACTTCAGCAAGATGGGGTTGGCCGTTTACATTACCATGGATGTTTCTGATTTTTTCTTGTCACTGTCTAAAGTTCtgaattatttgaattCTGTTTACACACCAATTTTTTACATATTTTTCGTAATATCCTGGATTTATTTGCGccatattattaatttgaaGATTTTATGGTCTGTTTTAACTGAATTCCGTACTGAGGGCAATTATGTTTTGAATTTTGCTACTCAACAATATAAATGCTGGATTTCTTTACCTATTGTTTTCGCTTTGATTTTTGCTTTGCAAGCTGTTAATTCCTAttggttatttttgatCTTTAGAATATTATATCGTTACGTTGTTGACGGTGTCCAGAAAGATGAAAGAAGTGATGATGAATCTGAGGATGAACTCGATAATATAGGTGAAgaagataatgataaaaaggCCATTTGA
- the MRP4 gene encoding mitochondrial 37S ribosomal protein uS2m (similar to Saccharomyces cerevisiae YHL004W | MRP4 | Mitochondrial Ribosomal Protein) has protein sequence MLSFRFSSTKFIKSTIKSHSIIQKHTHSILSKRFQSTVTNSEATDSLRNKGVDHNNGNSSNNLDKDDRDLSILRMREFNEQVIRKYKELQQTPIEELGNLDDILNAPLTEKEKLLDQELYDFFKKYAVENKILKIDEPSLNVGSNTSDSNGAKAISSSVKDLPFLVPTPNDKPYSFQELYLRQMKHIGGSGKLGAKIKDVYFSNADIYNPPSIQDVTIEKLIAAGVHLGQSTSLWRSSTQSFIYGEYKGVHIIDLNQTLSSLKRACRVVEGIVERGGIILFLGTRKGQKKALKHAAEMTHGYYVSDRWIPGTLTNPTEISGVWERHKVDMFDRPTGETLSPEDIDSLVKPDLLIVLNPTENKNALREAMKTRIPTIGIIDTDSEPSMVSYSIPGNDDSLRSVNLITSVLAKAGEMGLKRRLARRED, from the coding sequence ATGTTATCATTCAGATTTAGTTCAACAAAATTCATTAAGTCTACAATCAAATCGCATtcaataatacaaaaacatACACATTCTATCTTGTCAAAAAGATTTCAATCTACAGTTACCAATAGTGAAGCAACAGATTCCTTAAGAAACAAGGGTGTTGATCATAATAACGGaaatagtagtaataatttagACAAGGATGATCGCGATTTGTCAATTCTACGTATGAGGGAGTTTAACGAACAGGTTATTAGAAAGTATAAAGAATTACAGCAAACACCTATTGAAGAATTAGGTAATCTAGATGATATCTTAAATGCCCCCTTAACAGAGaaggaaaaattattagatcAAGAATTAtatgattttttcaaaaaatatgcCGTTGAAAAcaagattttgaaaattgatGAACCATCTTTAAACGTTGGTAGTAATACAAGTGATAGTAATGGTGCCAAAGCCATTTCTTCAAGTGTTAAAGATCTTCCGTTTTTGGTCCCCACTCCGAATGACAAGCCATATTCTTTTCAAGAGCTATATTTACGCCAAATGAAACATATTGGAGGGTCCGGTAAATTAGGTGCCAAAATTAAAGacgtttatttttcaaatgcCGATATTTACAATCCACCATCTATCCAAGATGTTACTATTGAAAAGTTGATAGCTGCAGGTGTTCATTTAGGCCAGTCTACTTCCCTATGGAGATCATCTACTCAATCTTTTATCTACGGTGAATATAAAGGTGTGCATATTATTGACTTAAACCAGACGTTGTCTTCTTTGAAAAGAGCTTGCAGAGTTGTTGAAGGTATTGTTGAAAGAGGTGGTatcatattatttttaggtACTAGGAAGGGTCAGAAAAAAGCTTTAAAGCATGCAGCTGAAATGACACATGGTTATTATGTCTCTGATAGATGGATTCCAGGGACATTAACCAATCCAACTGAAATTTCTGGAGTCTGGGAAAGGCATAAGGTTGATATGTTTGATAGACCAACTGGGGAAACTTTGTCTCCTGAAGACATTGATAGTTTGGTTAAACCAGATCTATTAATTGTTTTGAATCCAactgaaaacaaaaatgccTTAAGAGAGGCTATGAAAACTAGAATTCCTAccattggtattattgaTACTGATTCCGAACCTTCTATGGTTTCCTATTCTATCCCAGGCAATGATGATTCTTTGCGTTCTGTTAATTTGATTACTAGCGTTTTGGCCAAAGCTGGTGAAATGGGGTTAAAAAGACGTTTAGCCAGAAGAGAAGATTAG
- the SHU1 gene encoding Shu1p (similar to Saccharomyces cerevisiae YHL006C | SHU1 | Suppressor of HU sensitivity), with amino-acid sequence MDDIIKELLIRSKYVDEIADTQRNTETKTKKSIIFALGDKSRKYFEDELSQGGGDQGIASSIQVIWNSENNIDILFLDKLQYLFMYLTKFEVTSVKSFEYQNVIIFGLDDMIINYDNAGLTTSKLKNSQSEDANVNVGEIKVATLNVEQLRLLNLIYNIAYKTKYTQNINLVFVPVCADNLDHNHENLLMQLQKIQKYWESLFD; translated from the coding sequence ATGGATGACATCATAAAAGAGTTACTTATTAGAAGCAAATATGTAGATGAAATCGCTGATACACAAAGAAACACAGAAAcgaaaaccaaaaaaagtatCATATTTGCATTAGGTGATAAGTCTAGGAAATATTTTGAAGATGAATTGTCTCAAGGTGGTGGTGATCAAGGTATTGCATCATCCATACAAGTCATTTGGAATagtgaaaataatatagatATACTATTTCTGGATAAATTACAATATCTGTTTATGTATCTAACAAAATTTGAAGTAACATCGGtaaaaagttttgaataccaaaatgtaataatatttgggTTGGATGACATGATAATAAACTACGATAATGCTGGTTTAACTACTAGTAAATTAAAGAACAGTCAGAGTGAAGATGCCAACGTTAATGTCGGGGAAATTAAAGTTGCTACACTGAACGTTGAACAGCTCAGGCTGCTTAATCTAATTTATAACATTGCATACAAAACAAAGTATACgcaaaatattaatttagTATTTGTTCCGGTTTGTGCAGATAATCTTGATCATAATCAtgaaaatcttttaatgCAGCTTcaaaaaatccaaaaatatTGGGAATCTTTGTTTGATTAA